Proteins encoded within one genomic window of Ovis aries strain OAR_USU_Benz2616 breed Rambouillet chromosome 1, ARS-UI_Ramb_v3.0, whole genome shotgun sequence:
- the UGT1A1 gene encoding UDP-glucuronosyltransferase 1A1 precursor, which yields MTAGSQGERPVILLLLLCTLGPSVSQAGKLLVVPVDGSHWLSLVGPLQPLQQRGHDIVVLAPDASVYIKEEAFYTLKRYPVPFQREDLEETFISLGRTVFEDEPFLKRAIKTYQKIKKDSALLLSACSHLLHNKELMASLTASSFDAVLTDPFLPCGPIVAQYLSVPAVFFLNGLPCGLDFQGTQSPSPPSYVPRYLSFNSDHMTFLQRVKNMFITLSESFLCDVVYSPYRLLASEFLQKDMTVQDLMSSGSVWLLRNDFVFNFPRPIMPNIVFVGGINCASKKPLSQEFEAYVNASGEHGIVIFSLGSMVSEIPEQKAMEIADALGKIPQTVLWRYTGTPPPNLAKNTKLVKWLPQNDLLGHPKTRAFITHSGSHGVYEGICNGVPMVMMPLFGDQMDNAKRMETRGAGITLNVLEMSSGDLENALKAVINEKSYKENIMRLSRLHKDRPIEPLDLAVFWVEFVMRHKGASHLRPAAHDLTWYQYHSLDVIGFLLAVTLTVIFITFKACAFTFRKCFGKKERVKKSHKSKTH from the exons ATGACAGCAGGGTCCCAGGGGGAACGCCCAGTCattctgctcctgctgctgtgCACGCTCGGCCCCTCTGTGTCCCAGGCCGGGAAGCTGCTGGTGGTCCCGGTAGATGGCAGCCACTGGCTGAGTTTGGTCGGACCCCTCCAGCCCCTGCAGCAGAGGGGACATGACATAGTGGTCCTGGCACCTGACGCCTCTGTGTACATTAAAGAGGAAGCATTTTACACCTTGAAGAGGTACCCTGTGCCATTCCAAAGGGAGGACTTGGAAGAGACTTTTATCAGCCTCGGGCGTACTGTTTTTGAGGATGAGCCTTTCTTGAAGCGCGCGATCAAAACATACCAGAAAATCAAAAAGGACTCGGCTCTGCTCTTATCCGCCTGCTCCCACTTACTGCACAACAAGGAGCTGATGGCCTCCCTGACGGCAAGTAGCTTCGATGCCGTTTTGACAGACCCTTTCCTTCCCTGCGGCCCCATCGTGGCCCAGTACCTGTCTGTGCCTGCTGTGTTCTTCTTGAATGGACTGCCATGTGGCCTGGACTTTCAGGGTACCCAGAGCCCCAGTCCACCATCCTATGTGCCCAGGTATCTGTCCTTTAACTCAGATCACATGACCTTCCTGCAGCGGGTGAAGAACATGTTCATCACCTTGTCAGAGAGTTTCCTGTGCGATGTGGTTTATTCCCCGTACAGGCTACTTGCCTCCGAATTCCTTCAGAAAGACATGACTGTTCAGGATCTCATGAGCTCTGGGTCTGTTTGGCTTCTCAGAAATGACTTTGTGTTCAATTTCCCGAGGCCCATCATGCCCAACATAGTGTTTGTTGGTGGGATCAACTGCGCTAGCAAAAAGCCACTCTCTCAG gAATTTGAAGCCTATGTAAATGCTTCTGGAGAACATGGAATTGTGATTTTCTCTTTGGGCTCAATGGTCTCAGAGATTCCGGAGCAGAAAGCTATGGAAATTGCTGATGCTTTGGGCAAAATACCTCAGACA GTCCTGTGGCGGTACACTGGGACTCCACCACCGAATCTTGCGAAGAATACGAAACTTGTCAAGTGGCTGCCCCAAAATGATCTGCTTG GTCACCCAAAGACTCGGGCCTTTATCACACATTCCGGCTCCCATGGCGTTTATGAAGGAATATGCAATGGCGTTCCCATGGTGATGATGCCCTTGTTTGGTGATCAGATGGACAATGCAAAGCGCATGGAGACCCGGGGAGCTGGAATAACCTTGAATGTCCTGGAAATGAGTTCGGGAGATTTAGAAAATGCCCTGAAAGCTGTCATCAATGAAAAAAG CTATAAGGAAAACATCATGCGCCTCTCCAGACTTCACAAGGACCGCCCCATAGAGCCTCTGGACCTGGCTGTATTCTGGGTGGAGTTTGTGATGAGGCACAAGGGGGCATCCCACCTGCGCCCTGCAGCCCATGACCTCACCTGGTACCAGTACCACTCTCTGGATGTAATTGGCTTCCTCCTGGCGGTCACGCTGACAGTCATCTTCATCACCTTTAAGGCCTGTGCCTTCACCTTCCGGAAATGCTTTGGGAAGAAAGAGCGAGTCAAGAAATCTCATAAATCCAAGACACACTGA
- the LOC105610609 gene encoding dnaJ homolog subfamily B member 3 codes for MVDYYEVLGVPREASSEAIKKAYRKLALKWHPDKNPENKEEAERRFKQVAQAYEVLSDAKKRDVYDRYGEAGVEGSGRTGGGRPFEDPFECVFTFRDPADVFREFFGGRDPFSFDFFGDPLENFLGGRRRSRGSRSRGSASLFSAFSEFPAFGGGFSPFDTGFTSFGSIGNGGLSSISMSCGSGGMGNFKSMSTSTEIMNGKMITTKRIVENGQERIEVEEDGELKSLIINGKEQLLSTDTK; via the coding sequence ATGGTAGACTACTACGAGGTGCTGGGCGTGCCCCGCGAGGCCTCGTCGGAAGCCATCAAGAAGGCGTACCGCAAACTGGCGCTCAAGTGGCACCCGGACAAAAACCCCGAGAACAAGGAGGAGGCGGAGAGGCGATTCAAACAAGTGGCCCAGGCCTACGAGGTGTTGTCCGACGCCAAGAAAAGAGACGTGTACGACCGCTACGGCGAGGCGGGAGTGGAGGGCAGCGGCCGCACCGGCGGCGGCAGGCCATTCGAGGACCCCTTCGAGTGTGTCTTCACCTTCCGGGACCCGGCCGACGTCTTCAGAGAGTTCTTCGGCGGCCGGGACCCATTTTCGTTCGACTTCTTTGGAGACCCGCTGGAGAACTTTTTGGGGGGTCGAAGGAGATCCCGAGGAAGCCGAAGCCGGGGGTCCGCGTCGCTCTTCTCCGCCTTCAGTGAATTTCCAGCATTTGGAGGtggtttttctccttttgatACAGGGTTTACCTCATTTGGTTCCATTGGGAATGGGGGCCTCTCTTCCATCTCCATGTCCTGTGGTAGTGGGGGGATGGGCAACTTTAAATCTATGTCGACTTCCACCGAAATCATGAACggcaaaatgatcaccaccaaGAGAATCGTGGAGAATGGCCAAGAAAGGATAGAAGTGGAAGAAGATGGGGAGCTGAAGTCCCTGATAATAAATGGCAAAGAGCAGTTGTTAAGCACTGACACCAAGTGA